In Panacibacter ginsenosidivorans, the following proteins share a genomic window:
- a CDS encoding TlpA disulfide reductase family protein yields MKKQFAFVLMIAAVITSCSSGSGDGTNFTVSGKIENSKSKNIFLEQVPYDNTEPKVIDSGKLATDGSYSLKAIAKEQSLYIITLDHQPVSFFINDNNDIKISANLGTGFREPYISNSDATKSVYNFLNDFRAKDSALGVVFTEMNKIYQINPNDSTLAVMQVQGTKMATDIKEYIKKYIMSTKSPAAAYYALTVAGSRNVLDISELDSLTRTTSERFKEHAGLAIFKSLLAQELAQRAEPPTGANYPLLNKQAPELTMNDANGKPVSLSSFKGKYVLVDFWASWCQPCRKENPNVVAAYNKFKDKNFTILGISLDDDKKAWLEAIKTDGLVWSQISSLDGGQNESVASYQFNGIPFNVLLDPSGKIIASSLRGPELEQKLAEVLQ; encoded by the coding sequence ATGAAAAAGCAATTCGCATTTGTGCTCATGATCGCTGCAGTAATTACATCCTGCAGCAGTGGAAGCGGTGACGGAACAAATTTTACTGTCAGCGGTAAAATTGAAAACAGCAAGTCTAAAAATATTTTTTTAGAGCAGGTTCCTTATGATAATACCGAACCGAAAGTTATAGATTCCGGCAAACTAGCTACCGACGGCAGTTATAGCCTTAAAGCCATTGCCAAAGAGCAGTCATTATATATAATTACACTGGATCATCAACCCGTTTCTTTTTTCATTAATGATAATAATGATATAAAGATCAGCGCCAATCTTGGTACTGGTTTCCGCGAACCGTATATTTCCAATAGTGACGCCACTAAAAGTGTTTACAATTTTTTGAACGATTTCCGTGCAAAAGATTCTGCATTAGGAGTAGTATTCACAGAAATGAATAAGATATACCAAATCAATCCCAACGATAGTACGTTGGCAGTAATGCAGGTGCAGGGAACAAAAATGGCTACTGATATAAAAGAGTACATCAAAAAATATATCATGAGCACCAAAAGCCCTGCCGCTGCTTACTATGCATTAACAGTTGCTGGTTCAAGAAATGTACTTGATATTTCGGAACTGGATTCACTTACACGCACTACCTCTGAACGGTTTAAAGAGCATGCAGGTCTTGCTATCTTTAAAAGTTTGCTGGCCCAGGAATTAGCGCAACGTGCAGAGCCTCCAACCGGAGCTAATTACCCACTACTTAATAAACAGGCTCCGGAGTTAACCATGAACGATGCAAATGGCAAGCCTGTAAGTCTTAGCAGTTTTAAAGGGAAGTATGTATTAGTAGATTTCTGGGCAAGCTGGTGCCAGCCATGCAGAAAAGAAAACCCTAATGTGGTTGCAGCTTATAATAAATTCAAAGATAAAAATTTTACAATATTGGGCATTTCACTTGATGATGATAAAAAAGCATGGCTCGAAGCTATTAAAACTGATGGCCTGGTTTGGTCACAGATAAGCAGCCTGGATGGCGGTCAGAATGAATCGGTTGCTTCATATCAGTTCAATGGTATTCCATTTAATGTATTGCTTGATCCAAGTGGTAAGATCATCGCTTCTTCTTTGCGTGGCCCGGAATTGGAACAAAAACTTGCCGAAGTATTACAATAG
- the rpsO gene encoding 30S ribosomal protein S15, with the protein MPYLTTEKRAGIFANYGGTAEKTGSIEGQIALLTERISGISQHLQANKKDFSTHRGLMKMVGQRKRLLAYMQKHNLQGYRSLIEKLGLRK; encoded by the coding sequence ATGCCTTACTTAACAACAGAAAAACGTGCAGGAATCTTCGCTAACTATGGCGGAACAGCAGAGAAAACCGGTTCAATCGAAGGACAGATTGCTCTTTTGACTGAGCGCATTTCGGGTATTTCCCAGCACCTGCAAGCAAACAAAAAAGATTTTTCAACACACCGCGGCCTCATGAAAATGGTTGGCCAGCGCAAGCGCCTCCTTGCTTATATGCAAAAACATAACCTGCAGGGCTACCGTTCATTGATCGAAAAATTAGGTCTAAGGAAATAA
- the gatB gene encoding Asp-tRNA(Asn)/Glu-tRNA(Gln) amidotransferase subunit GatB produces MSIPSDKYEAVIGLEVHAQLATKSKLFCGDSVAFGAEPNTHVSPITLGHPGTLPKTNKKAVEYAIKMGLACNCEIERYNYFARKNYFYPDLPKGYQVSQHTTPICKGGYVMIKTEHGQRNVQLNRIHMEEDAGKSIHDMDEDYTCVDFNRAGTPLIEIVTEPDLHNAEEAYQYVTEVRRLVRWINICDGNMEEGSLRCDANVSIRLKGETKLGTKVEVKNLNSIRNVKRAIEIEVERMIEVVEAGGSITQQTRSFDANNDTTFAIRDKEEANDYRYFAEPDLAPFLLEESFIKSIRDSLPALPHALMEKYKGLGLSEYDAAQLCHDKENADYFDAVIEHTANYKAVANWMNGPVRHYLNESKLTIAEFALQPVQLSELIKLVEDGKVGFSAASTKLLHALIKDQHKSAFELATELNLLQVSDSNELETWVNTAIERMPDKVKEYKKGKKGLIGLFVGEVKKMSKGKADPKKVTELLEEKLK; encoded by the coding sequence ATGAGCATCCCATCAGATAAATATGAGGCGGTAATTGGTCTTGAAGTGCATGCGCAACTGGCTACGAAAAGCAAATTGTTTTGTGGAGACAGTGTGGCTTTTGGCGCCGAACCTAATACACATGTAAGCCCGATCACTTTAGGGCATCCGGGCACTTTGCCGAAAACCAATAAGAAAGCAGTTGAATATGCAATTAAAATGGGGTTGGCCTGCAACTGCGAAATTGAGCGGTATAATTATTTTGCCCGCAAAAATTATTTCTATCCTGATTTACCAAAAGGTTACCAGGTATCACAACATACAACGCCTATTTGTAAAGGTGGTTATGTGATGATTAAAACAGAACATGGTCAGCGTAATGTGCAGCTAAACAGGATCCACATGGAAGAAGATGCAGGCAAAAGCATTCATGATATGGATGAAGATTATACCTGTGTGGATTTCAATCGTGCAGGAACGCCATTGATAGAAATTGTTACTGAACCTGACCTGCATAATGCGGAAGAAGCTTATCAATATGTTACCGAAGTAAGAAGGCTGGTGCGCTGGATAAATATCTGTGATGGCAACATGGAAGAAGGAAGTTTACGTTGTGATGCCAATGTTTCCATCCGTTTGAAAGGAGAAACAAAGCTGGGAACAAAAGTAGAAGTAAAGAATCTTAATTCTATCCGCAATGTAAAACGTGCTATAGAAATTGAGGTCGAACGCATGATCGAAGTGGTAGAAGCAGGTGGCTCCATTACTCAACAAACAAGAAGTTTTGATGCAAATAACGATACTACATTTGCTATTCGTGATAAAGAAGAAGCTAATGATTACCGCTATTTTGCGGAACCAGATCTTGCTCCCTTTTTGTTAGAAGAATCTTTTATAAAATCTATTCGTGATAGCTTGCCTGCTTTGCCGCATGCATTAATGGAAAAATACAAGGGCTTAGGTTTAAGTGAATATGACGCTGCACAATTATGTCATGATAAAGAAAATGCAGATTATTTTGATGCGGTAATAGAGCATACCGCTAATTACAAAGCAGTTGCGAACTGGATGAATGGCCCTGTGCGACATTACCTCAATGAAAGCAAACTTACTATTGCTGAATTTGCATTGCAACCGGTACAACTATCTGAGCTTATCAAATTGGTGGAGGATGGTAAGGTTGGCTTTTCTGCTGCGTCAACAAAACTGCTCCATGCGCTTATAAAAGATCAGCATAAATCTGCATTTGAACTTGCCACAGAATTAAATCTTTTACAAGTAAGTGATAGTAATGAATTGGAAACATGGGTAAACACTGCTATTGAAAGAATGCCGGATAAAGTGAAAGAATACAAAAAAGGTAAGAAGGGTTTGATTGGGCTTTTTGTTGGAGAAGTTAAGAAGATGAGTAAAGGAAAAGCTGACCCTAAAAAAGTAACAGAATTACTGGAAGAAAAACTAAAATAA
- the prmA gene encoding 50S ribosomal protein L11 methyltransferase: MPTNYIQVTIQNVSAEQSDLLVAKLAELGFDGFEETENALKAFATVDKFSNEEVVTMLVPMKLEYSIEAIVSKNWNEEWEKNFEPVVVDDFVAVRADFHAPVKEVQYEIIITPKMSFGTGHHATTFLMMQQMREIDFKNKNVFDFGTGTGILAILAEKLGAAYIFAIDNDEWSIENARENAEKNNCSLIDISLEKEPGEKSNFDIILANINKNVILTYISLLVGRLNKNGQLLLSGLLKEDESDILQAIKALAVNHISTTHKNNWICVQIFN; the protein is encoded by the coding sequence ATGCCTACAAATTATATCCAGGTAACGATTCAAAATGTTTCTGCAGAACAATCAGACTTGTTGGTTGCAAAGCTTGCTGAATTAGGGTTTGATGGGTTTGAAGAAACGGAAAATGCATTGAAAGCTTTTGCAACAGTAGATAAATTTTCTAATGAAGAAGTTGTAACAATGCTGGTGCCGATGAAGTTGGAATATTCAATAGAAGCAATCGTTTCAAAGAACTGGAATGAAGAATGGGAAAAGAATTTTGAGCCTGTAGTTGTGGATGATTTTGTTGCTGTACGGGCTGATTTTCATGCACCTGTAAAAGAAGTCCAGTATGAGATCATCATTACGCCAAAGATGAGCTTTGGAACGGGGCATCATGCCACAACCTTTTTGATGATGCAACAAATGAGAGAAATTGATTTTAAAAATAAAAATGTTTTTGATTTTGGAACAGGCACAGGGATTCTTGCTATTCTTGCAGAAAAACTTGGTGCGGCATATATTTTTGCTATTGACAATGATGAATGGAGCATTGAAAACGCAAGGGAAAATGCTGAAAAAAATAATTGCAGCTTAATAGATATTTCGTTGGAAAAGGAACCAGGCGAAAAAAGCAATTTTGATATCATTCTCGCCAACATCAATAAAAATGTGATCCTTACATACATTTCTTTGCTTGTTGGCCGTTTAAATAAAAACGGACAATTATTATTGAGCGGGTTATTAAAAGAAGACGAATCAGATATTTTACAAGCAATCAAAGCGTTGGCCGTCAATCACATATCTACGACGCATAAAAATAATTGGATATGCGTACAGATTTTTAATTAA
- a CDS encoding arsenate reductase family protein — translation MKKIYHLSTCDTTQNILKEVEAVKKSADLQDIKTEKITPAQLDEMKKLAGSYEALFSRRALKYRSMGLNEKKLTEKDYRNLILEEYTFLKRPVAIVNNKIFIGNTKAVVAELKKAL, via the coding sequence ATGAAGAAGATTTATCATCTCAGTACGTGTGATACCACACAAAATATTTTAAAAGAAGTAGAAGCAGTAAAAAAAAGTGCAGACCTGCAGGACATAAAAACAGAAAAAATAACTCCTGCTCAATTGGATGAAATGAAAAAACTAGCAGGTAGTTATGAAGCATTGTTTAGTCGCCGTGCTTTAAAATACAGAAGCATGGGTTTAAATGAAAAGAAACTTACGGAAAAAGACTACCGCAACCTGATACTGGAAGAATACACATTTCTTAAAAGACCTGTCGCTATTGTTAACAACAAAATATTTATTGGCAATACAAAAGCGGTTGTTGCAGAGTTAAAGAAAGCGTTGTAG
- the pnuC gene encoding nicotinamide riboside transporter PnuC, whose translation MSAEINHSATYLHAMSLEQITQEFIDGMKTTTWLEYVAVFFGIASVLFSRMENILVYPTGIINTVLYTWFCFSWWNLYAEGSLNFYYTVMSIYGWYVWTRKKEGKVIPITWNNKKDWLISVSFFIISWIALYYILKNHTNSTVPWGDSFASAAAYTGMWQMARKKVENWIWWIITNLVSIPLYFYKGAVFTSVQYVVFLVLAVMGLITWIKKIKPAHA comes from the coding sequence ATGTCGGCAGAAATAAATCATTCTGCAACGTATCTTCACGCCATGAGTTTGGAACAAATTACTCAGGAGTTTATAGACGGAATGAAAACTACTACATGGCTTGAATACGTGGCGGTTTTCTTTGGTATTGCCAGTGTACTTTTTTCAAGAATGGAGAATATTCTTGTTTATCCAACTGGCATAATTAATACTGTTTTATATACCTGGTTTTGTTTTTCCTGGTGGAATTTATATGCAGAAGGCAGCCTGAATTTTTATTATACGGTAATGAGTATTTATGGCTGGTATGTGTGGACGAGAAAGAAAGAAGGCAAGGTTATTCCCATAACATGGAATAATAAAAAAGACTGGCTGATCAGTGTTTCTTTTTTTATAATAAGCTGGATAGCCTTGTATTATATTTTAAAAAATCATACCAACAGCACTGTGCCATGGGGAGATTCTTTTGCCTCTGCAGCGGCTTATACAGGTATGTGGCAAATGGCAAGAAAAAAAGTAGAGAACTGGATTTGGTGGATCATTACCAACCTTGTATCTATACCGCTTTATTTTTATAAAGGAGCTGTTTTCACCAGTGTACAATACGTTGTATTTTTAGTGCTGGCAGTAATGGGCTTGATAACCTGGATCAAAAAAATAAAGCCTGCACATGCTTAA
- the gldA gene encoding gliding motility-associated ABC transporter ATP-binding subunit GldA, whose amino-acid sequence MSIVVNSLLKTYGAQKAVNNISFSIEKGEIVGFLGPNGAGKSTTMKIITGYLLQDAGDASVCDINVIKRPIEAKKKIGYLPESNPLYYDMYVKEYLSFVAGVYAIPNRKSAVDKTIELVGLTPEKHKKIGQLSKGYKQRVGLAAALLHDPEVLILDEPTTGLDPNQIIEIRNVIKEQGKHKTVLFSSHIMQEVQAICDRVIIINKGELVADDSVNNLLGRKYKNEVVLVIKENVAQNIFENIQNVQQKNENTWHFTTDDPESLKRRLMEISLQKNLSIVSLNSAVNNNLEEIFRTLTTASEQN is encoded by the coding sequence ATGTCAATCGTTGTAAACAGTTTACTTAAAACATACGGCGCACAGAAAGCAGTAAACAATATTTCGTTCTCTATTGAAAAAGGTGAGATTGTTGGTTTTCTTGGGCCGAATGGTGCAGGAAAAAGTACCACTATGAAGATCATTACCGGTTATCTTTTGCAGGATGCGGGTGATGCAAGTGTTTGTGATATTAATGTTATAAAGAGGCCGATTGAAGCAAAGAAAAAAATCGGCTACCTGCCCGAATCTAATCCATTGTATTACGACATGTACGTAAAAGAATATTTGTCTTTCGTAGCAGGAGTTTATGCTATTCCAAACAGAAAATCTGCAGTTGATAAAACAATTGAGCTTGTTGGATTAACACCTGAGAAACATAAAAAAATAGGGCAACTTTCAAAGGGCTACAAACAACGTGTCGGTCTTGCTGCTGCATTGCTTCATGATCCCGAAGTATTGATACTGGATGAACCCACAACAGGTCTCGATCCCAACCAGATCATTGAAATAAGAAATGTAATTAAAGAGCAAGGCAAGCATAAGACCGTATTATTCTCTTCGCATATTATGCAGGAAGTACAAGCCATTTGTGACCGGGTAATTATTATCAATAAAGGAGAACTGGTAGCAGATGATTCTGTAAATAACCTGCTTGGCAGAAAATATAAAAATGAAGTTGTTCTTGTTATAAAAGAAAATGTAGCGCAAAATATTTTTGAAAATATTCAGAACGTACAACAAAAAAATGAAAATACCTGGCATTTTACAACGGATGATCCTGAAAGTCTCAAAAGAAGATTAATGGAAATTTCTTTACAGAAAAATTTAAGTATCGTTTCGCTTAATAGCGCTGTTAACAATAATCTTGAGGAAATATTCAGAACACTTACTACAGCATCAGAACAAAATTAA
- the pnp gene encoding polyribonucleotide nucleotidyltransferase, whose product MLSQPIQAGFKLPNGAEVIIETGKLARQADGAVTVRQGNCVILATVVANKDPKEGQDFFPLSVDYQEKFAAAGRIPGSFFKREARLNDYEILTSRLIDRALRPLFPEDYFCDVQVLISLVSSDMEVMPDALACLAASAALAVSDIPIKEVISEVRIARIGGEFIVNPTRTELGKADMEFIIAATEKNLMMVEGEAKECSEEDLVKALELAHDAIRVQIKAQHELREKKGVTGKRDYKKPEENEELKAQVIAFAKDKIYAIAKGATAKHDRSDAFSVLKDELIASLGEDITDTDKKLAKKYYADLQWEVVRHMILDDRTRLDGRQLDQVRPLAMEVDPLPTPHGSALFTRGETQSLTTVTFGTPLDELLIESAAKSVDSKFFLHYNFPPFSTGEVKMMRGQSRREVGHGNLAQRSLKQMMPGNDYAYTVRVVSDILESNGSSSMATVCAGSLALMDAGVPIPKHVSGVAMGLITRAEDGKYAILTDILGDEDHLGDMDFKVTGTRDGICGVQMDIKVDGLSMDVMRAALEQARKGRLHILDAMYECIPAARAEVKPHAPRMEKLFIDKEFIGAVIGPQGKVIQEIQKETGATINIEEVGNYGEVSIFSPAKEGLDKAVNWIKGITAVPSVGETYEAKVKTIQPYGAFVEFLPKKEGLLHISEVSWKRLDSLEGVLKEGDTVKVKLIGIDHKTGKFKLSRKVLMPNPGGQQQRAPQTEGGQDNN is encoded by the coding sequence ATGTTATCCCAACCTATTCAGGCCGGTTTCAAACTGCCAAATGGTGCAGAAGTAATTATTGAAACAGGCAAACTTGCCCGCCAGGCCGATGGTGCCGTTACTGTTCGTCAGGGCAATTGTGTAATATTAGCTACCGTTGTTGCCAATAAAGATCCGAAAGAAGGTCAGGATTTTTTTCCTTTGAGTGTGGACTATCAGGAAAAATTTGCTGCTGCCGGGCGTATTCCAGGCTCATTCTTTAAACGTGAGGCTCGTTTAAACGATTATGAAATCTTGACCAGTCGTCTTATCGACCGTGCATTACGTCCGCTATTCCCCGAAGATTATTTTTGCGATGTGCAGGTATTGATCAGCCTTGTTTCCAGCGATATGGAAGTAATGCCTGATGCGCTGGCTTGTTTAGCCGCATCTGCTGCCCTTGCTGTAAGCGATATTCCTATTAAAGAAGTTATTTCAGAAGTACGTATAGCCCGTATTGGTGGAGAGTTTATTGTAAATCCAACCCGCACCGAACTGGGTAAAGCAGATATGGAATTCATCATTGCTGCTACCGAAAAGAACCTGATGATGGTGGAAGGGGAGGCTAAAGAGTGCAGCGAAGAAGACCTGGTAAAAGCGTTGGAACTGGCACATGATGCTATTCGTGTACAGATCAAAGCGCAACATGAACTGAGAGAAAAGAAAGGTGTTACCGGTAAACGTGATTATAAAAAACCGGAAGAAAACGAAGAACTCAAAGCTCAGGTAATAGCTTTTGCAAAAGATAAGATTTATGCAATAGCCAAAGGTGCTACTGCAAAGCACGACCGTAGTGATGCTTTCAGTGTATTGAAAGATGAACTGATTGCTAGTCTTGGTGAAGATATTACCGATACGGATAAAAAATTAGCGAAGAAATATTACGCAGACCTTCAATGGGAAGTAGTTCGCCATATGATACTTGATGACCGTACCCGTTTGGACGGCCGTCAATTAGATCAGGTTCGCCCGTTGGCTATGGAAGTTGATCCGCTACCAACACCACACGGTTCTGCATTGTTTACCCGTGGTGAAACACAATCCTTGACTACCGTAACTTTCGGTACGCCATTAGATGAGTTGTTAATCGAAAGCGCTGCAAAATCTGTTGATTCCAAATTTTTCCTACATTATAATTTTCCTCCGTTCAGCACTGGTGAAGTAAAAATGATGCGTGGCCAGAGCCGCCGCGAGGTTGGTCATGGTAATCTTGCACAGCGTTCATTAAAACAAATGATGCCGGGTAATGATTATGCTTACACAGTGCGTGTAGTAAGCGATATACTTGAGTCAAACGGTTCGTCTTCTATGGCAACTGTTTGCGCAGGCTCACTGGCATTGATGGATGCAGGTGTACCTATCCCAAAACACGTAAGTGGCGTGGCAATGGGTTTGATAACCAGGGCAGAAGATGGTAAATACGCAATCCTTACAGATATACTTGGTGATGAAGATCATCTTGGGGATATGGACTTTAAAGTTACCGGTACACGTGATGGTATCTGTGGTGTGCAGATGGATATTAAAGTAGATGGCTTAAGTATGGATGTGATGCGTGCTGCATTGGAACAGGCCCGCAAAGGTCGTTTGCATATTCTTGATGCGATGTATGAATGTATTCCTGCTGCCCGTGCAGAGGTAAAACCTCATGCACCACGTATGGAAAAACTGTTCATCGATAAAGAATTTATCGGAGCGGTTATCGGACCACAAGGAAAGGTGATACAGGAGATCCAGAAAGAAACTGGCGCTACTATCAATATTGAAGAAGTGGGTAATTATGGTGAAGTAAGCATTTTCTCACCTGCTAAAGAAGGTCTTGATAAAGCAGTAAACTGGATCAAAGGTATTACTGCTGTGCCTTCTGTAGGCGAAACTTACGAAGCTAAAGTAAAGACCATTCAGCCTTATGGTGCGTTTGTTGAGTTTCTTCCAAAGAAAGAAGGGTTGTTGCACATTAGTGAAGTTTCGTGGAAACGTCTTGACAGCCTTGAAGGTGTTTTGAAAGAAGGCGATACTGTGAAAGTGAAATTGATTGGAATCGATCACAAGACAGGCAAGTTCAAACTAAGTCGCAAAGTGTTGATGCCAAACCCTGGAGGTCAGCAGCAACGTGCACCGCAGACTGAAGGTGGACAGGACAATAATTAA
- a CDS encoding NifU family protein encodes MIKTGNPVISIYTEMTPNPETMKFVANKLLYPGKSIDFPDETTAAPSPLAKELFSFPFIKSVFIASNFVTLTRTAETEDWQDVIPSVKQFLKDYLENGGPVVNEEEVAKIKQEATNTVDADDDDVVKRIKELLDNYVRPAVEMDGGAIQFKSYDAGVVNLMLQGSCSGCPSSMITLKAGIEGMMKRMIPEVKEVVAEAE; translated from the coding sequence ATGATCAAAACAGGCAACCCGGTAATTAGCATTTATACAGAAATGACGCCTAACCCGGAAACCATGAAGTTTGTGGCCAACAAGTTGCTCTATCCGGGAAAGAGTATTGATTTTCCTGATGAGACAACCGCTGCACCATCGCCCCTGGCAAAAGAATTATTTAGTTTTCCTTTTATAAAAAGTGTGTTCATCGCCAGCAATTTTGTAACACTTACAAGAACTGCTGAAACAGAAGACTGGCAGGATGTGATACCATCTGTGAAACAATTTTTGAAAGATTATCTTGAAAACGGCGGCCCCGTGGTAAATGAAGAAGAAGTGGCCAAGATAAAACAGGAAGCTACCAATACCGTTGATGCGGATGATGATGATGTGGTAAAACGTATAAAAGAATTGCTGGATAATTACGTACGACCCGCGGTGGAAATGGATGGCGGTGCCATACAATTCAAAAGTTATGATGCAGGTGTGGTAAACCTTATGCTGCAGGGAAGTTGCAGTGGTTGCCCGTCTTCTATGATAACACTGAAAGCAGGTATAGAAGGCATGATGAAACGAATGATACCCGAAGTAAAAGAAGTAGTAGCAGAAGCGGAATAA
- the plsY gene encoding glycerol-3-phosphate 1-O-acyltransferase PlsY has translation MNEFLLIILAYLIGSIPTAVWVSKRFFGIDIRDYGSGNAGATNTFRVLGSKWGTIVMIVDMAKGIAAALLCFLLPYYANINNEWDRTNLMIGLGLAAVIGHIFPIWAGFRGGKGVATLFGMIVAIQPLVAVCCVGVFLLVLYLTRFVSLSSILAGISFAIFILFIFNDDVTLYRIFSVAVALLVILTHQKNINRILNGTESKVPILKHRDRRRQRRRNR, from the coding sequence ATGAATGAATTTTTACTCATAATATTGGCTTATTTGATTGGTTCAATCCCCACAGCGGTTTGGGTCAGCAAAAGATTTTTCGGAATAGACATTCGCGATTATGGCAGTGGTAATGCCGGGGCTACCAATACTTTTCGTGTACTTGGCTCTAAATGGGGTACCATTGTGATGATCGTTGATATGGCAAAAGGAATCGCTGCCGCATTACTTTGTTTTTTACTTCCTTATTACGCAAACATCAATAATGAATGGGACAGAACAAACCTGATGATCGGCCTTGGTCTTGCTGCAGTTATTGGCCATATCTTTCCTATATGGGCGGGCTTCAGAGGTGGTAAAGGTGTTGCTACGCTGTTTGGTATGATCGTAGCAATTCAACCACTTGTTGCAGTTTGTTGTGTGGGTGTTTTTTTATTGGTACTTTATCTTACCCGTTTCGTTTCGCTGAGTTCGATATTAGCCGGTATTTCATTCGCAATTTTTATACTCTTCATATTTAATGATGATGTTACGCTCTATCGCATATTCTCCGTAGCCGTAGCATTGCTGGTAATTCTTACACACCAGAAAAACATTAATCGCATTCTTAATGGTACAGAAAGTAAAGTGCCTATTCTCAAACATCGGGACAGAAGAAGACAGCGTAGAAGGAACAGATAA
- a CDS encoding AAA family ATPase encodes MLKKIVIIGPESTGKSTLCEQLAAHYKTVWCAEYAREYLLKHGTAYNFDDLLTIAKGQLSLEEQTIQSAIRNRQSEIFIDTDMYVMKVWCEYVFGKCHQFILDEIVARKYDLYLFCNIDLLWVADELREYPNEEPRKELYQIYKDIMINQQTPWIDISGDYEQRLEKAIVAVDAMLTGRTSE; translated from the coding sequence ATGCTTAAAAAAATTGTCATTATAGGTCCGGAAAGCACTGGTAAGAGTACCTTATGTGAGCAACTTGCAGCACATTATAAAACTGTTTGGTGCGCTGAATATGCACGTGAATATTTACTGAAGCATGGCACTGCTTACAACTTTGATGATTTGCTTACCATTGCAAAAGGGCAACTTTCTTTAGAAGAGCAAACAATACAATCTGCAATCCGCAATCGGCAATCTGAAATCTTCATTGACACAGACATGTATGTAATGAAGGTTTGGTGCGAGTACGTTTTTGGAAAATGTCACCAGTTTATATTGGATGAGATTGTAGCAAGAAAATATGATCTCTATTTGTTTTGCAATATTGATCTTCTCTGGGTAGCAGATGAATTGCGGGAATATCCCAATGAAGAGCCACGTAAGGAATTATACCAGATATATAAAGACATCATGATCAACCAGCAAACACCATGGATCGATATTAGCGGAGATTATGAACAAAGGCTTGAAAAAGCAATAGTTGCTGTTGATGCTATGCTAACCGGACGTACAAGTGAGTGA